The DNA sequence GGGCTGGTAGTAGCGAGAAAGGAGTGTATCCAGTACATTGCTCAGAAGCAAAATTCCGTGGTGATAGTGCATATGCCTATGCACTCCATTGCCCACATCATGGAGATAGGTTGCTACAAGAACCACAAGCTGTGCATCTTCGTAAGTGCCAGTCATCTCTCTAACAGTGTTGGGTGAAATTCCTCTTTTGTTAAGCAAATCCAGTATTGAAAGAGCGTTTCTTGTAGCTATTCTAGAATGTGTCAGTCCATGGTCATTGTAGTTGAACCGATTGATGGCTACATTGTTGGCATGGTCTATCAGGCCCTGAATGTATTCATCATGCTCCAGGAATTCAAGCGCATCTAGAGCAACGGGATTTTTTCGTAACTTCTTCTGGATTTCCGAATACGCACTCTTTGCATCCGTCTCAGCATCATAATCCTGATTTTTCTCCTC is a window from the Thermoplasmata archaeon genome containing:
- a CDS encoding HD domain-containing protein encodes the protein MVEEKNQDYDAETDAKSAYSEIQKKLRKNPVALDALEFLEHDEYIQGLIDHANNVAINRFNYNDHGLTHSRIATRNALSILDLLNKRGISPNTVREMTGTYEDAQLVVLVATYLHDVGNGVHRHMHYHHGILLLSNVLDTLLSRYYQPRKVARLKASIFECIYTHDEAVPCISIEGGCVTIGDGTDMANGRARVPFSKGKVDIHSISALAIKRVKIKEGVEKPVRIEIEMTCSAGLFQIQEVLGPKIKTSGIKDYLEVIGTVDAKERERIFERIEFDKNVASR